In Parasedimentitalea marina, the following are encoded in one genomic region:
- a CDS encoding OmpA family protein has translation MRILSSLTAVFLICWPGFLLAQSPFENGWQLDQTASNVTYMSIKKGHIAEANSFATVNGQISEDGTAVLTISLDSVDTKVDLRNVRMRFLFFETFLHPQAVVTAQLDSAVLEDLTTLRRKEITLPFSLSLHGVKADLSAPVIISLLSNDRINVATVKPIPILTKDFGLEPGRAKLEEAAGVAITPLAIVSLNLTFDRTTPGSAPPVTTTVVTASTALEAEGDFDRTACVGRFEILSRTGSINFAPAAAKLEPSSTALLDTLYDVVSRCPGLVIEIAGHTDSQGRAAWNMGLSEQRAHAVAEYLEHKGIPESRMNVAGYGETKPLVPNNTVQNRAKNRRIEFSVVN, from the coding sequence ATGCGGATATTATCTTCTCTCACCGCGGTGTTTCTAATCTGCTGGCCCGGATTTCTGCTGGCACAGAGCCCCTTTGAAAATGGCTGGCAACTGGATCAGACCGCATCGAATGTCACCTATATGTCGATCAAGAAGGGCCATATCGCCGAAGCAAATAGTTTTGCCACAGTGAATGGTCAAATCAGTGAAGACGGCACAGCGGTGCTGACCATCTCGCTGGATTCAGTGGATACCAAAGTGGATCTGCGCAATGTTCGCATGCGGTTTTTGTTCTTCGAGACATTCCTGCACCCGCAGGCTGTCGTCACCGCACAACTGGACTCTGCCGTATTAGAGGACCTGACGACCCTGCGTCGAAAGGAAATTACATTACCATTTTCGCTGTCATTACATGGAGTTAAGGCTGATCTCTCGGCGCCTGTCATCATTTCACTTTTGTCCAATGACCGGATTAACGTCGCCACGGTCAAGCCGATCCCGATCCTGACGAAGGATTTCGGCCTTGAGCCCGGACGGGCAAAACTGGAAGAAGCGGCAGGCGTGGCGATCACGCCGCTGGCGATTGTCAGCCTGAACCTGACTTTTGATCGAACAACCCCCGGCTCGGCCCCGCCGGTGACCACCACTGTTGTTACGGCCTCGACAGCTTTGGAAGCCGAGGGCGATTTTGACCGCACTGCCTGTGTGGGCCGTTTTGAAATCCTGTCGCGCACGGGCAGCATCAATTTTGCGCCTGCTGCGGCCAAGCTTGAGCCCAGTTCAACCGCATTGTTGGATACGTTGTATGACGTTGTCAGTCGCTGCCCCGGTCTGGTGATCGAAATTGCGGGCCATACGGACAGCCAGGGCAGAGCGGCCTGGAACATGGGGTTGAGCGAACAACGCGCCCATGCGGTCGCGGAGTATCTGGAACATAAGGGCATCCCGGAATCCCGCATGAATGTGGCCGGTTACGGTGAAACCAAACCGCTGGTCCCGAACAACACCGTGCAGAACCGGGCCAAAAATCGCCGCATCGAATTTTCCGTGGTGAACTAA
- a CDS encoding ParB/RepB/Spo0J family partition protein, with the protein MSKRRVFDINFPSDPPKPDATSAPTVPAGTDVTPPLETRRGPMATAISENADALRVRADAEQKIRAENDRLAHEFVRLKKLGLVVDRISLDLIQTSKLTRDRSQTRDPELDELIASIRTLGLSNPIRVEQDGDGYQLVQGFRRLSAYRALYAETGDDLYASIPAGLVAQGETLQGLYRRMVDENLVRRDISFAEMAQLALSYVQDDATEAGTLEQAVSMLYASTGRQKRSYVRHFAELLEWLGADLRFAEMIPRALGLDLKKRLADDGQQQAALRRRLQQEQPQTAEQELAILRAALERVTPRAPKSPARVDGAKTTLRCTVPAGTVRCLARNGRIEMAMEKDFSTIDQRRLEGAIAAFFEVLDSETEDDT; encoded by the coding sequence ATGAGCAAGCGTCGCGTCTTTGACATCAACTTCCCGTCCGATCCTCCCAAGCCTGATGCCACGTCTGCCCCTACTGTCCCCGCGGGGACAGATGTCACACCGCCGCTGGAAACGCGGCGTGGTCCTATGGCGACGGCGATCTCGGAAAATGCCGATGCGCTGCGGGTGCGGGCTGATGCCGAGCAGAAAATCCGCGCCGAGAATGACCGGCTGGCGCATGAATTTGTCCGCCTGAAAAAACTGGGTCTGGTGGTCGATCGCATTTCGCTGGACCTGATCCAGACCAGCAAACTGACCCGTGATCGCAGCCAGACCCGTGACCCGGAGCTGGACGAATTGATCGCCTCGATCCGCACCCTTGGCCTGTCCAATCCCATCCGGGTTGAACAGGATGGCGACGGCTATCAACTGGTTCAGGGGTTTCGCCGTCTGTCGGCCTATCGCGCCCTATACGCCGAAACCGGTGATGACCTGTATGCCAGCATTCCCGCTGGTCTGGTGGCGCAGGGGGAAACCCTGCAGGGTCTGTACCGTCGTATGGTCGACGAAAACCTGGTGCGCCGGGATATCTCATTTGCGGAAATGGCGCAGCTCGCCCTGTCTTATGTGCAGGATGATGCGACCGAGGCCGGGACGTTGGAGCAAGCAGTCAGCATGCTCTATGCCTCGACCGGGCGTCAGAAACGCAGCTATGTGCGCCACTTTGCGGAACTGCTGGAATGGCTCGGGGCTGATCTTAGGTTTGCTGAAATGATCCCACGGGCCCTGGGTTTGGATCTAAAGAAACGTCTGGCTGATGATGGCCAGCAACAGGCCGCACTGAGGCGCCGACTGCAACAGGAACAACCGCAAACAGCAGAACAGGAATTGGCGATTTTGCGTGCGGCGCTGGAACGAGTAACGCCGCGCGCGCCCAAATCTCCTGCCCGCGTCGATGGTGCAAAAACCACCCTGCGCTGTACTGTCCCCGCGGGGACAGTCCGCTGTCTGGCCCGTAACGGCCGTATCGAAATGGCAATGGAGAAAGACTTCTCGACCATTGATCAGCGTCGGCTTGAGGGCGCAATTGCCGCGTTCTTTGAGGTTCTCGACAGCGAGACCGAGGACGACACCTAG
- a CDS encoding AAA family ATPase: MFTHQDLSQMQAQSLKMQSWIRQQTFSPEMEKKLRRFSSWEVAELIFKANQSTLRGRLAADPSLPQGLVEADGRQRWYSLEEINELRRRIKVNRKSLMPDRPAGKRALRVAISNFKGGAGKSTVALHFAHAAALDGYRVLCVDFDPQATLSHSMGLNDVTEDYTVWGIMARDLVRETERMNTASQGAESGAALPHRRLPEAITDMGLQDLRVSDFIKSTSWPTIDLIPSCANAAFVEFASAQYRHLNPEWSFFAAVSRYLDQIPAEDYDMMIFDCPPAIGYQSMNAVFAADMLYIPSGPGYWEYDSTTSFIGQLSEALEDLSAFNGVVPAGTATLPKVFQDVRFLLTRYESGNDLHRAMRDAFGKVFGERLADHPIEMTRAVEQSGRFLSSIYEIDYRDMTRETWRRARASFDQAYDEFKANALLAWDGLEDET, encoded by the coding sequence ATGTTTACCCACCAAGACCTGTCGCAGATGCAGGCCCAATCGCTCAAGATGCAAAGCTGGATCAGGCAGCAGACTTTCTCGCCCGAGATGGAGAAGAAGCTGCGCAGGTTTTCCAGCTGGGAGGTGGCCGAACTGATATTTAAGGCCAACCAATCCACCCTGCGCGGCCGTCTTGCTGCCGACCCGAGCCTGCCGCAGGGCTTGGTCGAGGCCGACGGGCGTCAGCGCTGGTATTCCCTGGAAGAGATCAACGAGCTGCGCCGCCGTATTAAGGTGAACCGCAAGTCGCTGATGCCGGACCGTCCGGCAGGTAAACGGGCGCTGCGGGTGGCGATCTCAAACTTCAAAGGCGGCGCCGGTAAATCTACTGTGGCGCTGCACTTTGCCCATGCGGCCGCGCTGGACGGCTACCGGGTGCTCTGCGTTGATTTTGATCCGCAGGCGACGCTGTCCCATTCCATGGGTCTGAACGACGTTACCGAGGACTATACGGTCTGGGGCATCATGGCCCGCGATCTGGTCCGGGAAACGGAACGGATGAACACCGCCTCGCAGGGGGCCGAATCCGGCGCCGCCCTGCCCCACCGTCGCCTGCCCGAAGCGATCACCGACATGGGGCTGCAGGATCTGCGGGTCAGCGATTTCATCAAATCCACCAGCTGGCCCACCATCGATCTGATCCCCAGTTGTGCCAATGCCGCCTTTGTTGAATTCGCCAGCGCCCAGTATCGCCACCTCAATCCCGAGTGGTCGTTCTTTGCGGCGGTGTCGCGCTACCTGGATCAGATCCCGGCGGAAGATTACGACATGATGATCTTTGACTGCCCGCCTGCCATTGGCTACCAATCGATGAACGCGGTCTTTGCGGCGGACATGCTGTATATCCCTTCGGGGCCCGGCTACTGGGAATATGATTCCACCACCTCCTTTATCGGTCAGCTGTCCGAGGCGCTCGAGGATCTGTCGGCGTTTAACGGCGTTGTCCCCGCGGGGACAGCCACCCTGCCCAAGGTGTTTCAGGATGTGCGGTTCCTGCTGACGCGTTATGAATCGGGCAATGACCTGCACCGGGCCATGCGCGATGCCTTTGGCAAAGTCTTTGGCGAGCGTCTGGCGGATCACCCTATTGAAATGACCCGCGCGGTGGAACAATCCGGCCGGTTCCTCAGCTCGATATACGAGATCGACTATCGCGACATGACCCGCGAAACTTGGCGGCGGGCGCGGGCGTCATTTGACCAGGCCTACGATGAATTCAAGGCCAACGCCCTCTTGGCCTGGGATGGGCTGGAGGATGAAACATGA
- a CDS encoding caspase family protein yields the protein MKQVWWIFRLLILCGVVPLVWGSRVSAEERLALIFGNSAYGSVASLDNPVNDAQLMGQSLTQVGFKVTLLIDATQIEMKRAIAQFGRDLRGAGSDATGLFYYAGHGVQSFGNNYLLPVDVSLSDAADLDLVAVEAQSVLRQMASARNRTNIVILDACRNNPFSDISELNDNGLAEMKAPTGTFLAYATAPGSVALDGVDKNSPFTKAVVEQILTPGQPIEQLFKQVRRSVLKQSNGMQTPWDASSLVSDFRFVEKPDEPTPAEADELQVWQSVQATRDPIQLTLFLRGYPNGEYADAARLLLSEVIAAELAPPAQEAAVPLSDAENLMFQTAQVDGSLAAYEAYLQTYPDGTYAEMARSEVIALSKGTAEDPQAGPEAEREVEVEPEQIPAQPESGTITFASPLESGLGVVAGRSLAELITGSPAFPPIEGLPEAYWKDQTCSNCHQWNQDRLCTQANAYLNLTMQRSLTKQHPFGGVMKRALKSWATGGCQ from the coding sequence GTGAAACAAGTCTGGTGGATCTTTCGATTGTTGATCCTGTGTGGGGTTGTACCGCTTGTGTGGGGCAGCCGGGTCAGCGCCGAAGAGCGGCTGGCGCTGATCTTTGGCAATTCGGCTTACGGCTCTGTGGCGTCGTTGGACAATCCCGTGAACGATGCGCAATTGATGGGCCAGTCTCTGACGCAGGTAGGGTTCAAAGTGACCCTGCTAATCGATGCGACCCAGATTGAAATGAAACGGGCCATTGCCCAGTTCGGCCGCGATCTGCGCGGGGCAGGCAGTGATGCAACCGGATTGTTCTATTACGCGGGTCATGGCGTGCAAAGCTTTGGCAACAACTACCTGCTGCCGGTTGATGTGTCTTTGTCAGATGCCGCCGATCTGGACTTGGTCGCGGTTGAGGCCCAGTCGGTCCTGCGCCAAATGGCCTCGGCGCGCAATCGCACCAATATTGTGATCCTGGACGCCTGTCGCAACAATCCGTTTAGCGACATATCCGAATTGAACGACAATGGACTGGCCGAAATGAAAGCGCCGACCGGCACCTTCCTGGCCTATGCCACGGCGCCCGGCAGCGTCGCTTTGGATGGGGTGGACAAAAACAGTCCCTTTACAAAGGCCGTGGTTGAACAGATCCTGACGCCGGGGCAACCGATTGAACAGCTGTTCAAGCAGGTGCGTCGTTCGGTGCTCAAGCAAAGTAACGGAATGCAGACACCCTGGGATGCCTCGTCCCTGGTCAGCGACTTTCGGTTTGTCGAGAAACCGGATGAGCCGACCCCAGCTGAGGCCGATGAATTGCAAGTTTGGCAATCGGTTCAGGCGACGCGCGATCCGATACAATTGACCTTGTTCCTGCGGGGATACCCCAACGGCGAATACGCCGATGCCGCGCGTCTTTTGTTGTCCGAAGTTATTGCCGCCGAGCTGGCCCCACCAGCCCAGGAAGCAGCTGTACCGCTCAGTGATGCAGAGAACCTGATGTTCCAGACGGCTCAAGTAGATGGCAGTCTGGCAGCCTATGAGGCCTATCTGCAAACCTACCCGGACGGAACCTATGCAGAAATGGCCCGATCTGAAGTGATCGCCCTGAGCAAAGGGACAGCGGAGGACCCCCAAGCGGGACCAGAGGCGGAAAGAGAGGTTGAGGTTGAGCCCGAACAGATACCTGCGCAGCCTGAGTCAGGAACTATTACCTTTGCCAGTCCGCTAGAGTCGGGCCTAGGTGTTGTTGCTGGCAGGTCTCTGGCTGAATTGATCACCGGATCACCAGCATTTCCACCCATCGAAGGCCTGCCCGAGGCTTATTGGAAAGATCAAACCTGTTCGAATTGCCACCAGTGGAATCAAGACCGGTTGTGTACGCAGGCGAATGCCTATCTTAACCTGACCATGCAGCGGTCGCTGACCAAGCAGCACCCGTTTGGCGGCGTTATGAAGCGCGCACTGAAAAGCTGGGCAACAGGCGGCTGCCAGTAA
- a CDS encoding ParB N-terminal domain-containing protein: MRTPSQSSDVSPDQSVYRILRPRVVPLDQIHSSDLPRDRLDLPGQAGSAEMQALKASLSQRGQRVPVTVSRDQQGRYQLVSGWRRLTALQQLAEEQGLADPMITARLTGIGAARMELYIDMVESNLLHQGLSFGEMAQLALTASADPALSDLGVGEVVTRLYGALPKMKRSYIRRFVYLLQVLGDGLRFPHKISRNQGVAVSRQLRNNPETAEDLRQSLSQCPNETTQSAVFAQYLLSTRVRTPQKTQPERRFHLGKTHVTGRMGECVIRRDTDFSRIDTAVLSRAIQAFERILQNG; the protein is encoded by the coding sequence ATGCGCACTCCTTCTCAATCCTCAGATGTTTCACCGGACCAATCTGTGTATCGTATTCTGCGTCCGCGGGTGGTGCCGCTGGACCAGATTCATAGCAGTGATTTGCCTCGTGACCGTCTGGATTTGCCGGGGCAGGCGGGCTCGGCCGAGATGCAGGCGCTCAAGGCGTCTTTGTCGCAACGGGGACAACGGGTACCGGTGACAGTCAGCCGGGACCAACAGGGACGCTATCAACTGGTGTCAGGCTGGCGGCGGCTGACCGCGCTGCAACAATTGGCAGAAGAGCAGGGGCTTGCGGATCCGATGATCACCGCCCGCCTGACCGGGATAGGCGCGGCGCGGATGGAACTGTATATTGATATGGTCGAAAGCAATTTGCTGCATCAGGGTCTTAGCTTCGGCGAAATGGCCCAGTTGGCCCTGACCGCCTCTGCTGACCCGGCGCTGTCAGATCTGGGAGTAGGGGAGGTGGTCACCCGGTTGTACGGCGCACTGCCCAAGATGAAACGCTCATATATCCGCAGGTTCGTCTATCTGCTGCAGGTGCTTGGCGACGGCCTGCGGTTTCCCCATAAAATCTCCCGAAATCAGGGGGTTGCAGTGTCCAGGCAGTTGAGAAATAATCCTGAAACAGCAGAGGATCTGCGTCAGTCCCTGTCCCAATGCCCCAACGAGACCACGCAAAGCGCTGTTTTCGCGCAATATTTATTATCGACGCGCGTGCGAACTCCGCAAAAAACACAGCCTGAGCGGCGGTTCCACCTGGGCAAAACGCATGTCACCGGGCGGATGGGCGAATGTGTGATCCGGCGGGATACTGACTTTTCACGCATCGACACCGCTGTTCTGTCCCGCGCGATCCAGGCATTTGAGCGGATTCTGCAAAACGGGTAA
- a CDS encoding DnaA N-terminal domain-containing protein, with the protein MLASKPAGRNASVIKYDILTALGTHALALDKGKQRLVLRFMTLITARYNWSRDELAVGQREMARMWHVDERTVKREMAKLRALGWLVVKRQGYRGRVSEYGINLERILRDTQGIWAAVGPDFEQRLNGDDTGPSNVVPLPVSSPAPAPDLSDGSEWSLTKGLMHAEDPASYTAWIQSLSRQGRAGGRLTLLAPSRFHATYVMAHLAPRLLEACREVDPDVSDIVVVS; encoded by the coding sequence ATGCTTGCCAGTAAACCAGCCGGGCGCAATGCGTCTGTTATCAAATATGATATCCTCACTGCGCTGGGAACGCACGCCTTAGCCTTGGACAAAGGAAAGCAGCGGTTGGTGTTGCGATTCATGACTTTGATCACCGCCCGTTACAACTGGTCCCGGGATGAGCTGGCCGTGGGTCAACGCGAGATGGCGCGCATGTGGCATGTGGACGAACGCACAGTGAAACGCGAGATGGCCAAGCTGCGTGCCCTGGGATGGCTGGTGGTCAAACGGCAGGGCTACCGGGGCAGGGTCAGCGAATACGGGATCAATCTGGAGCGCATTCTGCGCGACACTCAGGGTATCTGGGCCGCTGTGGGTCCGGATTTTGAACAGCGCCTCAATGGGGATGATACCGGGCCCAGCAATGTGGTGCCGCTGCCGGTCAGCAGTCCAGCCCCGGCGCCGGATCTGTCAGACGGCAGCGAGTGGAGCCTGACCAAAGGGTTGATGCATGCCGAAGACCCGGCCAGTTACACCGCATGGATTCAAAGCCTCTCCCGGCAGGGCAGGGCAGGGGGGCGGTTGACGCTATTGGCCCCCAGCCGGTTCCACGCCACCTATGTCATGGCCCATCTGGCACCGCGTCTGCTGGAGGCCTGCCGCGAAGTGGATCCGGATGTGTC